A region of Epinephelus fuscoguttatus linkage group LG1, E.fuscoguttatus.final_Chr_v1 DNA encodes the following proteins:
- the chia.1 gene encoding chitinase, acidic.1: MTRLLTALGVVLILHIASSSKLVCHMTNWAQYRPGAAKFTTDNIDPFLCTHVIYALATINSFNQISPIEWNDEQQFVRLSNLKNANPALKTLLSVGGTVNGVSPFISMVARPEGRTAFIRSAISYLRTHNFDGLNLAWEYPGHNGSPPQDKERFTLLVMELAKAFDDDAKDNRRTRLLLSANVAGFRQTIDRAYEVKKIALHLDFINVMTYDFHGHWEPITGHNSPLYSSSMDSGTHAHHNINSSISHWLALEAPAEKLLLGFPTYGRTYRLTSAASGLGAPANGPADAGPYTRTAGFWAFYEICDFLSSANTQWIPEQKVPYATYGSSWVGYDDKRSYSSKVEWMTANNLGGAHVWTLDMDDFGGNFCSAEHYPLINHLRMSMGFPPKPTTTPAPTTTKDPIADFCRGRPDGLYENPADKTTYFQCFHGNTYLHRCQPGLIYWDSCKCCNWP, translated from the exons ATGACGAGACTCCTCACAG CTCTGGGCGTTGTGCTCATTTTGCACATTG CCTCATCCAGTAAACTGGTGTGCCACATGACCAACTGGGCCCAGTACAGGCCAGGCGCTGCCAAATTCACCACAGACAACATCGACCCCTTCCTGTGCACACACGTCATCTACGCTCTGGCCACCATCAACAGCTTCAATCAGATCAGCCCCATCGAGTGGAACGATGAACAGCAGTTTGTCAGGCTCAGCAACCTCAAGAATGC TAATCCTGCACTGAAGACTCTGCTGTCTGTCGGAGGCACAGTCAATGGAGTGAGCCC ATTCATCTCCATGGTTGCCAGGCCTGAGGGTCGTACTGCCTTCATTAGGTCAGCCATCAGCTACCTACGCACCCATAACTTTGATGGGCTGAACTTGGCCTGGGAATATCCTGGACACAATGGCAGCCCACCACAGGACAAGGAGAGATTCACTCTGCTGGTCATG GAGCTGGCCAAGGCCTTTGACGATGATGCCAAGGATAACAGAAGGACGcgactgctgctgtcagccaacGTTGCTGGTTTCCGTCAGACAATAGACAGAGCCTACGAGGTTAAAAAGATTGCCCT CCACCTTGACTTCATCAATGTCATGACCTATGACTTCCATGGACACTGGGAGCCAATTACTGGACACAACAGCCCACTGTACAGCAGCTCTATGGACTCCGGCACACATGCTCATCACAATATT aACTCTTCTATATCCCATTGGCTGGCTCTGGAAGCACCAGCTGAGAAGCTGCTGCTGGGTTTCCCAACCTACGGACGAACCTACCGCCTTACTAGTGCTGCTTCCGGCCTGGGAGCACCAGCTAATGGCCCCGCAGATGCCGGACCTTACACTCGTACTGCTGGCTTCTGGGCCTTCTATGAG ATCTGTGACTTCCTCTCCAGTGCTAACACTCAGTGGATCCCTGAACAGAAGGTTCCATACGCAACCTATGGAAGTTCCTGGGTCGGCTATGATGACAAGCGCAGCTATTCTTCTAAG GTCGAGTGGATGACTGCCAACAACCTGGGAGGTGCTCATGTGTGGACTCTGGACATGGATGACTTTGGTGGAAACTTCTGCTCAGCTGAACATTATCCTCTCATCAACCACCTCAGGATGTCAATGG GCTTCCCCCCGAAGCCCACCACTACCCcagcccccaccaccaccaagGACCCCATTGCAGACTTCTGCCGTGGCCGCCCTGATGGGCTGTATGAGAATCCAGCTGATAAGACCACCTACTTCCAATGCTTCCATGGAAACACTTACCTGCACCGCTGCCAGCCCGGCCTTATCTACTGGGACTCCTGCAAGTGCTGCAACTGGCCTTGA